TTGAGGGCTCCCCCAATGACATGGACTTTGTTTAAGCAGACAGTAACAGCTGCTGAACTGACAGCTTCCAATAAAGGAGTCCTCAGGCTCCAACAGTTCAAGGAAGGATCGTAGCATTCGACACTAGATATCCGACTGAATCCATTAAATCCACCCACTGCATAGATCTGCAAAGTTAGAGAGATATGCGATTAATTCAGGCTTGGACACCATCTTGCAACACCAAcgtgcaaatttctacagatgtatggtggagaacattctgactggttgcatcacagcctggtatggagggtccaatgcgcaggatcgcaagaggctgcagagggttgtagactcagccagctccatcacgggcacaaccctccccaccttcaaggacatctacaagaagcagtgtctcaagaaggcggcatccatcactaaggaccctcaccacccaggacatgccctcttctcattactaccattggggaggaggtccaggagcctgaagacccacactcaacgattcaggaacagcttcttcccctctgccatcagatttctgaacagtccatgaacccatgaaaactacctcattattcatcttttgcactatttatttatttttgtaacttatagtaattttttttacatattgcactgaactgctgccagaaaacaacaaatttcacgtcatatgtaaAACAGATTTAATCTTAAGGATACTTATCTTGACAACACAACTCCCAGCCATGGTGAAAATAGTTGGATAATTCCCGTCAATCAAAATTGTTGGGAAGTGAACATGATTGAGTTTATGCACATCTTTTCTACATAACtagcctccactcactgcattgcTCTCAAAGAAATTATCCTGCTATTACTGGGAGAAGTTGCTTTAGTTTAAGTCATGAGCCTTGCCTCCTCCACTGTTTAAAAACTCGTTTTTGGATGTAAACTGATTGTTTGTTGTAAGCCCAAACATATGCCCCGCCCTGCCACCAAGTCACTGTTAACTAACAGATACATGGAATTTATTGTTAAAACAGAAATCTATCAATGAAAGTTACAAATGACCTTTAACTGCGGGCTTTTGGAGGTTTTCCAAACTCCCACTCCCCTTTGTACCAAgtcatatgaatgatagagaaatggagggctatgtgggaggaaggggttagatagataatggagcaggataaaatgtcagcacaacattgtgggccaaagggcctgtactgtgctgtagtgttctatgttctaactgcctTCTGGCCTTACCCCTAAATAGGCAGGTTCCATGATtaaagacagaagagactgcagatgctcgaatctggggcagcaaacaatctgctggaggaactcagcaggttgagcagcatccgtggggggtgaggaactgtcgacgtttgggtcgaaaccctgcatgggGACACATGGTgcctgctgctcaacccactgagttcctccggcagatcgtTTGTGGGTCCTTTTGCACCTTGTTCAAAGCTCCTCCCACCGGCCTACCtcaatggcaggcacagtagtgtagcagttagcatgacattattacagcgccagcaacccgggttcaattctggctgctgcctgtaaggagtttgtacgttctccctgtgtctgcgtgggtttcctccgggtgctccagtttcctcccacattccaaagacgtacgggttaggaagttgtgggcatgctgtgttggcgccggaagcgtggcgacacttgcgggctgcccccagaacacgctacgcaaaagatcattttcactgtgtgtttcgatgtacatgtgactaataaagaaatctcatctccatGACCAAGTCATCTTAAACATCTCACATAAGTAATGTACAGAAATACAGGCCTGGTCTGTGCAACTATAACACACACCAAGTTCTTTCAACCCTTTGCTGCCTGTTTCTCTCGGAATTGTTTCTGCACGAATTGCCAGTTTATAAGGGAATTTAGCTAAAAAGTAAATCCAGGGTTGAAAAGTAAGGAACAGGCATGTGCACGGAGAccctctgctcttctttgaatagtgtCATCGGATTTTTAACTCTCAGCTAAATCAGGTTAATGGAGCTTTGGAAACATAAAAGATGGCAGAAGCtgcaatctggagtaacacacaagctgctggaggaattcagcgggtcgggcagcatctgtggagggaaatggacatttgacgtttccggtcaagacccttcatcaggactggagagagagagagggaagatggccggtataaagaggtgaggggaaggggtggagcaagagctggcaggtgataggtggatccaggtgaggaggggtgagaggcagatggaggaggggagagtgggagtagtgacagaggctgggaggtgaggggcggaggtgacacagggctgcagatggtgggatctgataggggaggaaggtggggcatggagcCAAAtaatggggagggcagatgggaacagtggggggaggggacccagtgggaggggtgtgtgggtgacgggcagatggagaggttGGGGgatgaaacagggtgatgggggctggggtgggtgtgggaggaactgggtcaatcaggaggagagagaagggggacagagggggagcaggttacctgaaattggagaattcaacgttcatgccgtcgggttggAGACCACCCAGGGGGAatgtgaggggctgttcctctaatgtgtgtttagcctcacccaggcagtgggggaggccgaggacagacagctcggtgtgggaatggggaagggaattaaaatggctggcaaccgggagctccaagTGGCCACAGCAGATGGAGTGCAGATGTTCGGCAAAGTTGTGGTCTAGTCTGTGTCcagtctcaccgacgtagaggaggccacaacaggagaaccagatgcaataaatattaCCAGGGGATATACATATGAATGACTGCTTCATCTAGAAGGGCTGTTTACGGCCCTAGATggtggtggggcaggaggtgtatGGACACGTTGTTTGCCATTCCAAAGCCTAGATTTCCAAGCCAAGCCCAATGCAATCCAACTATGCAAGTGGCTGACACAGTGTTgtagctagcagagccactgactcacagctccagggacccaggttcaatcctgacctccagtgttgcctatgtggagtttgcacgttctccctgtgaccgtgtgggtttcccccgggtgctccggtttcctcccacatcccaatgacttgggggttggtgagttaattgcctgctataaattgcccttagtttgtgggtgaggggtagaatctgggggaggttgGCAGGAATGCTGGGAAAATAAGGTtagggattggtgtaaatgggtgtttgatggtcagcacagactcagtgggctgaagggcctgtttctatcacggctcgggacggcaactgctctgcccgggaccgcaagaaactgcagagagttgcggacacagcccagcatgtcacaaaaaccagcctcccctccatggactctgtctttacttctcactgccttggtgtagcagccagcataatcaaagtccccacccacccgggtcattctctctactcccctcttccatcgggtagaagatacaggagcccgagggcacgaaccgccaggcttgaggacagcttctaccctactgtgataagactattgaacggttcccttatacgatgagatggactatgacctcacgatctaccttgttgtgaccttgcaccttattgcactgcactttctctgtagctgtgacactttactctgcactgttattgtttttacctgtactacatcaatggactctgtgctaactcaatgtaactgcactgtgtaatgaattgacctgtacgatcggtatgcaagacaagtttttccactgtacctcggtacaagtgacaataataaaccaataccaataccatctatGAAGTTGAATTCAGATTGGGTCTGACACCGACTAAACTGGCCCCAATTTTGGGTCAAGCTATCATTTCACACCCAGGAAACCTCTACTATCTCATCCACACTggttcctctctccccctcccctttattccaggctccaccaacctcccttatcagattccaccttcttcagccctttgtcagttccacctatcgcctcccagcttctggcatcattcccactcttccccacccccccccccccaacctggatccacctatcacctgccagctcttgcccctcccctttcctccactctcttataccagccatctcccctctctttcccgtcctgatgaagggtctcgaccagaaacgtcgactgtccatttccctccacagatgctgcctgacccgctgagttcctccagcgctttgtgtgttgctccagagttccgccatctgcagtccctcgtgtctCTACTGCCTCAGCCTAATTTGTGATCAGTTGCCATCCCAGTGAGACTCTGAACCAGAGGAATACATTGTAGTAGTGGGCATGTGACTGGGCAGCAGACAGAGCCCTGGAGACAATGAGCTTAAATCCCACCacggtagctggggaatttaaatggaTTCAACAAGTCTGGAATTTTCCCAGTTACAGTAACCACAAAAACTACCAAATTGTCACAAACCCATCCCCCTCAGAGGAAGAAATCTGATGtccttttttaatatatacatatatataaacatttattacctaaaagctctacaaaaagacaaccagtcaatacactacatctaatacagaaagaggaaacaactaagcaactacataactacagtagataatgcaaactaatacccacgaaacacacacgcaacgctaCACCCACTAAtgcaacacacaacacttcagataagaatcgcATTTGTACCAtccacgacacacacgatcccaaggggcccaccgagcacagaactcaaccagggtgcccgcgtagaccgcatgctccctctccaaaggcACCCGCGCACGTACATAAGCATGGAAGACgaacattttgtttttcagtcTGACCTGCGTGTGACTCCAGTCATGTCCTTTGTGGTTGGATCTTAACCACAGTTAGAAATGGACCATAAATGCCACGTTTGCTGTCAATGTGCACTTATCAAGTACAAATACATTTACAAGTTACATCAGGAAGTACTTCATTACAATAGAAAGTACTAGACATCTGCATCTCTATCCACCAGAATGTAATtggtaagtggtttattattgtctcatgtactgagatacagtgaaaagcttttgtctgtgtgccatccagacagatcattccatacacaagtacatcaaggtagttaaaaggaaggaaaaacagaatgcagaatgtagtattacagttacagagaaagtgcagtacaggtggacaaataaggtgtaagggccatgatgaggtagattgagaggtcaagagttcatctttattgtacaagaggtcctttcaagagtctgataacagcaggatagaagctgcccttgagcctggtggtacatgttctcaggcttttgtatcttctgcccggggggggggcgggtggagaagagaggatgtccagggtgggtggggtccgaTTATGTTGGGGATGTTTTGGTACTAAATGGAATTTCCGTGATGAAGATTGTGAAAACTCAGGGCTGGCTTAATGGAATTACAGTACAAACTGGCCATGATCTAATTAACTAATGGGACAGATGCTCACGTGACATGGAGATGAGGTGACTACCCAGTTACACCAATATCCCCCAAGTTGAAGAGCCTTACCTTGCCTTGTAAGGCCACCATCTTATGCCTCCATCTTCCTTTATTCAAAGGTGCCACTCTCAGCCAGACATTGAGAAGGGAGTTGTACATCCACACATCCTTACTGTACAGATGCCCACCTGAATATCCAGATAAAAGAACTATGTTTTATTAAATCTAACTTTCTGTCAACCTGTACAACTCTTTCTTCACGGGTTAGTAGAGCAGTAATTTCCAGGGCTGTACAAAACCAGCGGGAATGGGTTAGAGGGGTTTACATGGCTCCAAGCTGTGAACCAACTCTGCCAAGCTAGAAAAGGAAGCATGTATTCATGTGCACACGCATTTTCATCCATTCACTGTGCAGACACAAACATACATGCAATTGTGCATTCACATGATCCAGAACATTCATCTGCCCAGACGTAGACGTGATCTCATACAcgtaagataaaaacagaaaatgctggaaatacctagcaggtcaggcagcacctgtgggaagagaaacagagccaacatttcaggtcaaagaaggtttctcttcccacagatgctgcctgacctgctgagtttttcccagcattttctgtttttattttagatttccatcatctgtagtattttttttaatttttctctctcattcatgtacatACATGCcaacacacattcacacatgtATGCTCCAATACATCCACGTGTATAGACACAGAAAGAGACAAACTTTCACACATGCATGCTCCCATGTAGATTCTTGTATgcagacagacacaaacacacaattaCAACACATGCTCCAATATATTCCTATGTGTACATACATTAGTCAAGAGCATGATAGCGTGCATGCTGGCTGGTGTGCACACATTCCTGCAGCATTGGACTGACCTGAGAGGAAGATGTCATTCTTTAGAATGCAAACAGCGAACTCGGACTTGGTGTAGTCTGGTATCTTTGCCAGCTGGGTCCACTCCCCAGTGCCTGGGTTGTACCGTTCAGTGTATGGCAGTGATGCCCGCCCCTTCTTGTCACAGCCACCCACCACGACGATGACCTCTGCAACGTTTGCAAACCTGGGGCAAAGGGGCGAACAGCTGGGATTAGGCTTGGCGATCGGGCAGAGCTCCTGTGGCGTCCATCGCCATTGATACAGCAGTCAAAGGAACGGGAAACGCCAGCATCGCGTCCCGTGACACAAGGTTCCGTGCTCCCTCCGAGTCCAGGTACAGCCatggaggccaatcagccccttgtGCATTGTTGGTCATAGAGAagcacggcatggaaacaggccctttggcccactgagtctgtgctggccatcaaccacactaatcctacattaatcccactttattctccgcacatccccatcgactccccccagattccatcactcacctacagactaggggcaatttgcagtggccaattaacctagcacaggcatgtgggaggaaaccggagcacccggggggaaacccacgtggtcacagggagaacgtgcaaactccgcacagacagcaccagaggtcaggattgaacccggaccTCTGGAACCACGAGGCAGCAACTCTCCTTGCTGCGCCACTTTACCATTCAGCTGGCTGAAATCTGTGTTAAATTTACATTTCTTTGTCCATAGTAACCACTGctattaacccatcaaccacaaCTTATCCCcctggcaaccctggcctcaccccatcacaggatactccctttgtcctatccatccctctccccaactttacttcaatttaaaaataacttgttttgctctctttcccagttctgatgaagagtcgtcgacctgaaacattaacagtttctctttccacagatgctgcctgacctgctgggtatttccagcattttccatttctctgcccaacttgATTGATGAGCAATTCTGGTCTACTTACACACTAAAAGATGTCCTTGCCTCAGAAGGAGTGCAGTAAAGACTCATtagactgattcttgggatggtgggtttgccgtACAAGGAGAGATTATGTAGACTGAGATTGTCTTCTCTCGAGTTGAGAGATCTCATTGAGACTTACAAAATTCATGCAGGGGTCAATGgcctggatgcagggaagatgtttcccctggctgaggaaccAAGAACCAAGGGACATGTTTTCAGGATTCAGGGTTAGTCATTTAGGACTGGACACGAAAAGAAATCTCTCCATccgaagggtggtgaatctttggaattcactaaaCCAGACCTCAGTCACTGGGTTCATTCATCACAAGAGGTCGCTAGGTTTCTAGACATTGAGGGGTGGGCTCGGTGCATGAGCAACAAATGGCCGACCATGCTTAAAGGGCTTCAAAGCCTCCTCCTGCTTtttatcctttgtgtgaagaaagagCTTTCTAAAATCACCCCAGATGGCCTGGCTCAAGTCCTGCTGCTAGTTCTGAATTCCCTGCTCCACAAGAGGGAATATTTTCCCACTACCCATCCCAGTAAATCCTTGCAGGGAATTTATAGAGCCATTCAGTCGATGCTATTTCCCAAACCTCATCTGACCACCTTTTCCAGTGGAGAGTAACCTTAGCTTGGGAAACCTGCTCTcaggaggaggcacaggagcctgaagacccacactcaatgattcaggaacagcttcttccccgccgccatcagatttctggacagtccatgaacactacctcgttactcctcttttgcactattcatttatttaattcctcggtaacttatagcaatttgtcttgcactgtactgctgccacaaaacaacacatttcacgacatacgtcagtgataataaacctgattctgattcccagaATGTAACCCTTTTAGCCCCCTTTCTCATTCTTAAGGCTCTCTGCAATGACAGGCCAAGGGTGTTACATCTTTcctgagatttacaaggatgttgctaggactcgagggcctgacttgtaggaagaggttggacacgCTAGGACTATTCTTTGGGGTGTAGGAAACTGaagggtggccttatagaggtgtataaaatcatgaggggcatagatcgggtgaatgcacacagccttattccccaaggaaagggaaccaaaaactagagggcataggtgcaaggtgagaggggaaagacataaaagggacccgaggggcaactttttcagaggtcggtgcgtatatggaacgagctaccagaggaagtgggtgaggaaggtacagtaacaacattgaaaagacacacttggacaggtacatggataggaaaggtttagagggatgtgggcaaatgggactagcttagatgggcatcttggtcagcatggaccagttgggccgaagggcctgcttccatcaTGTATGATTTTTATGATTCTACTGCTGCTCTAAATTTAGTTCCTACTTACTTTCGTGGCCTTGTCCTGGGAGTAGTTATCTCATTGCCAAAGATGTGGTACTTCCGAGCCTCTTGCAGCAATGGAAagcattccttggagttcaggatCAACTCATCCATTTCAACCTTCTCAACAAAGTATATGGGATCCAGGAGGGGAATTCGAACGAGCTCCAATAGTTCTCTCAGTTCACACTTCCTGGCGGCCACGTCATGCCGCACCCAACGCATCACCGCTTCGAAGACGGTCTCCTCCTGGGCAACGGCCAAGAGGTCGCTGGACAGGTGATCGAGGAGCTCACTCTTGGGCACCTGCAGAAACTCGTCGTGTTGGATCACCTCTGCGAAACTCTCCAGGAGAAGCTTTCTGCTCTTCTCCAATAAGGTCGGGATGGAGAAGCTGTTTGCAAAGCTCAAGATTCCCAGGCAGTTACAAGGATCCAATTGCTCCTCCAGGAACTTCTCACAGTTGCTCCGAAGACCCGACATCTGAAAGAGGTCGGCAGCCTCCAGAAGGCTCTGCAC
The sequence above is drawn from the Pristis pectinata isolate sPriPec2 chromosome 11, sPriPec2.1.pri, whole genome shotgun sequence genome and encodes:
- the LOC127575710 gene encoding kelch-like protein 24 codes for the protein MGFGCTTGEGEARGTQFAKKTPSTDLQLETCHAEDILRNMSIFCQRKLFTDIVLRVESREFHCHRAILSANSIYFWTMFCIGLKESQQDTVDIKGVSADTMDCVLDYMYGGSKNIHEDNVQSLLEAADLFQMSGLRSNCEKFLEEQLDPCNCLGILSFANSFSIPTLLEKSRKLLLESFAEVIQHDEFLQVPKSELLDHLSSDLLAVAQEETVFEAVMRWVRHDVAARKCELRELLELVRIPLLDPIYFVEKVEMDELILNSKECFPLLQEARKYHIFGNEITTPRTRPRKFANVAEVIVVVGGCDKKGRASLPYTERYNPGTGEWTQLAKIPDYTKSEFAVCILKNDIFLSGGHLYSKDVWMYNSLLNVWLRVAPLNKGRWRHKMVALQGKIYAVGGFNGFSRISSVECYDPSLNCWSLRTPLLEAVSSAAVTVCLNKVHVIGGALNDKLNSTKVQSFDPLKDEWTFTTTTPFAQRCINAVSLNDSFYVMGGLMECVYKYDPKQDIWTVLTHSTGPLENSGLTVCNGMLYILGGKDDLAEGTDRVLCIDPISSKLSQVSNMPRCVSYHGCVTIHQRVRQ